In Quercus robur chromosome 10, dhQueRobu3.1, whole genome shotgun sequence, a genomic segment contains:
- the LOC126701760 gene encoding serine/threonine/tyrosine-protein kinase HT1-like isoform X2, with product MKTFYWFKQIANNGKSERRLSLGEYERAVSWSKYLVSSGAEIKGEGEEEWSADMSQLFIGNKFASGRHSRIYRGIYKQRDVAIKLISQPEEDENLASMLENQFISEVALLFRLRHPNIITFFAACKKAPVFCIITEYLAGGSLRKYLHHQEPHSVPLNLVLKLALDIARGMQYLHSQGILHRDLKSENLLLGEDMCVKVADFGISCLESQCGSTKGFTGTYRWMAPEMIKEKHHTKKVDVYSFGIVLWELLTALIPFDNMTPEQAAFAVSQKFPLALITTLQVSMEQRQIMTPTSHKNRFYG from the exons ATGAAGACTTTCTACTGGTTTAAGCAGATTGCAAACAATGGGAAATCCGAGAGGAGGCTCTCTCTTGGAGAGTACGAGCGAGCAGTTTCATGGTCCAAGTACTTGGTGTCTTCAGGGGCAGAGAtaaagggagagggagaggaggAGTGGAGCGCAGATATGTCACAGTTATTCATTGGGAACAAATTTGCATCAGGAAGGCATAGTAGGATCTATAGAGGGATATATAAGCAAAGGGATGTGGCTATTAAGCTAATAAGCCAGCCTGAGGAGGATGAGAACTTGGCTTCTATGCTTGAGAATCAGTTTATTTCAGAAGTTGCTTTGCTTTTTCGGTTGAGGCATCCGAATATCATTACc TTTTTTGCAGCTTGTAAGAAAGCTCCTGTGTTCTGTATCATCACCGAGTATTTGGCTGGGGGTTCATTAAGGAAGTACCTCCATCATCAGGAACCACATTCTGTTCCACTCAACCTAGTTCTGAAATTAGCCCTTGACATTGCCCGCGGGATGCAATATCTTCATTCTCAAGGGATACTTCACAGGGATCTGAAATCAGAAAATCTATTGCTAGGGGAAGATATGTGTGTGAAGGTAGCAGATTTTGGTATTTCATGCTTAGAGTCTCAGTGTGGTAGTACAAAGGGTTTCACAGGCACGTACCGTTGGATGGCTCCTGAAATGATCAAAGAAAAACACCATACAAAGAAAGTTGATGTTTACAGTTTTGGCATTGTTCTGTGGGAGCTTTTAACTGCATTGATACCATTTGACAACATGACTCCAGAACAGGCTGCGTTTGCAGTCTCCCAGAAG TTCCCTCTTGCACtgattacaactttacaagtgTCTATGGAGCAAAGGCAGATTATGACTCCAACAAGCCATAAAAACCGGTTCTATGGTTAG
- the LOC126703264 gene encoding pentatricopeptide repeat-containing protein At2g03380, mitochondrial-like has translation MAILTPLGSLNGHCTEQSYTLRPFKVTHYSLSHALYSKRASSLCYSTKFQNCSTSIQFQENPSQKSIVKTHLLHNQPSNSVSSASKLIKECVDDGLFENAIRVYLKMFECDGFQAEKFRFFPCLIKAFGGLGDVDKVKQVHGHVLNLGVLNDVSVGNSLLSVYLKCGAVEDAVQMFEEMGERDPVSWNSMISGFYQSGDYMGALITFSMMIWEYGVYPNRVACLSALSSCSSIKSLIRGREIHGFVVKSGLNVEEFLVSGLIEMYMKCGDVRTAEHVFKGILDNESSRGNAVIWNVMILGYVSNGCLLQALDLFLDMLAMGTKPDSSTLVAVLVLCSQLSDLAVGKQMHGCIVSFGLDYNVRVETALIDMYFKCGDPETGLKIFRSSQNRNLVMWGAVISNCAQGGCAAEALELFYTFLSKYGFADSVMLLAVLRACSFLTLNSRGMEIHGLAIKTGFDDDMFIGGALVDMYAKCQDIESAQKVFQRLPARDLVLWNSLISGYAQNECADKALKAFCEMQSEQIAPNSVTASCILSVCARFSVMILCKEIHCYLLRRGIESNVSVSNSLIATYAKCGDIDSSTTLFEKMLERDKVSWNSIILGFGMHGHTDEMFVLFKKMTETGMKPDHATFTALLSACSHTGRVDMGLKCFKSMVEDHKLEPRVEQYTCIVDLLGRAGHLKQAYDLIMTMPCVPDDLIWGSLLGSCKTHGNEKLAELVSKHIFELDPTCISYRVLLSNIYEGFGKQNEVTRVRSEIKDLRLKKQPGCSWIEVDHKIHSFISGDHSHHQSKEIYGAIESLTTEMKRVGYNPRTQNVIGSDESNVEGINSSKDIDLLYNKSVC, from the coding sequence ATGGCAATCTTGACACCACTGGGCTCACTTAACGGTCACTGCACGGAACAAAGCTACACTCTAAGACCATTTAAGGTAACCCACTACTCACTCAGCCATGCCCTTTATAGCAAAAGAGCTTCTTCACTGTGTTATAGCACAAAGTTTCAGAATTGTAGCACTTCCATACAGTTCCAAGAAAACCCATCTCAGAAATCAATTGTTAAGACTCACCTTTTGCATAACCAGCCTTCTAATAGTGTTTCTTCAGCTAGTAAATTGATTAAGGAGTGTGTAGATGATGGATTGTTTGAAAATGCAATCAGGGTTTATCTTAAGATGTTTGAATGTGATGGTTTTCAGGCTGAGAAATTTAGGTTCTTTCCATGTTTAATTAAGGCTTTTGGTGGGCTTGGTGATGTAGACAAGGTTAAACAAGTTCATGGGCATGTGTTGAATTTAGGAGTTTTGAATGATGTTTCTGTTGGGAATTCGCTTTTGAGTGTGTATTTGAAATGCGGTGCAGTTGAGGATGCAGTGCAGATGTTTGAGGAAATGGGTGAGAGGGATCCGGTTTCTTGGAACTCGATGATATCTGGGTTTTACCAATCTGGGGATTACATGGGTGCATTGATAACTTTTAGCATGATGATTTGGGAATATGGTGTGTACCCAAATCGGGTAGCTTGCCTTTCAGCTCTCTCTTCATGTTCTTCAATTAAGTCTTTGATTCGTGGGCGAGAGATTCATGGGTTTGTTGTGAAAAGTGGGTTGAATGTTGAAGAGTTTTTGGTCAGCGGATTGATTGAAATGTACATGAAATGTGGAGACGTAAGGACTGCAGAACATGTATTCAAGGGAATTCTTGACAATGAATCAAGCCGAGGAAATGCGGTGATATGGAATGTGATGATTTTGGGCTATGTCTCGAATGGGTGTTTATTGCAAGCATTGGACTTGTTCCTTGATATGTTGGCAATGGGGACTAAACCAGATTCTTCTACTTTGGTGGCTGTTTTAGTTTTGTGCTCCCAGTTGTCAGATTTAGCAGTAGGAAAGCAAATGCATGGATGCATTGTCAGCTTTGGGCTAGATTACAATGTAAGAGTTGAAACAGCTCTCATAGACATGTACTTTAAATGTGGTGATCCTGAAActggtttgaaaattttcaggAGTTCTCAAAATCGTAACTTGGTCATGTGGGGTGCAGTAATTTCAAATTGTGCTCAGGGTGGTTGTGCTGCTGAGGCATTGGAATTATTCTATACATTCTTATCAAAGTATGGCTTTGCTGACTCTGTCATGCTTCTGGCTGTGTTGCGAGCATGTTCATTCTTGACTCTTAATTCTAGAGGCATGGAAATCCATGGCTTGGCAATAAAAACGGGGTTTGATGACGATATGTTTATTGGTGGTGCACTTGTTGATATGTATGCAAAATGCCAAGATATTGAATCTGCTCAAAAGGTTTTCCAGAGATTACCAGCAAGGGATTTGGTATTGTGGAATTCCTTAATATCTGGTTATGCCCAGAATGAGTGTGCAGATAAAGCATTGAAGGCTTTTTGTGAAATGCAATCTGAACAAATTGCACCCAATAGTGTCACAGCCTCATGTATTCTCTCTGTATGTGCTAGGTTTTCAGTCATGATCCTATGCAAGGAAATACATTGTTACTTATTACGGCGTGGGATTGAGTCTAATGTTTCAGTGAGCAATTCTCTAATAGCTACCTATGCCAAATGTGGAGACATAGACAGCTCAACAACTCTATTTGAGAAAATGCTCGAAAGAGATAAAGTATCCTGGAACTCAATTATTTTAGGATTTGGAATGCATGGCCATACAGATGAAATGTTTGTTTTGTTCAAAAAGATGACAGAAACAGGCATGAAGCCCGACCATGCAACTTTTACAGCTCTTCTTTCTGCATGCAGTCACACAGGCAGGGTTGATATGGGATTGAAATGTTTTAAAAGCATGGTTGAAGAtcacaaacttgagcctcgagTTGAGCAGTATACTTGCATTGTTGATCTTTTGGGCCGAGCTGGCCATCTAAAGCAGGCTTATGATCTGATAATGACCATGCCTTGTGTCCCAGATGATCTCATATGGGGTTCATTGCTTGGATCATGCAAAACTCATGGCAATGAAAAGCTGGCAGAACTTGTGTCTAAACACATTTTCGAACTTGATCCTACGTGCATAAGTTACCGTGTCCTCCTTTCAAACATATATGAAGGCTTTGGGAAACAGAATGAAGTTACTAGAGTTAGATCAGAAATTAAAGATCTGAGACTCAAAAAGCAGCCTGGATGCAGTTGGATTGAAGTTGATCACaaaattcattcatttatttcaGGTGATCATTCACACCATCAGTCTAAAGAAATCTATGGTGCAATAGAAAGTTTAACTACAGAGATGAAAAGGGTAGGTTATAACCCTCGAACACAAAATGTTATTGGATCTGATGAGTCTAATGTGGAAGGTATAAATTCAAGTAAAGACATTGATTTGCTATATAACAAGAGTGTCTGTTAA
- the LOC126703265 gene encoding protein KINESIN LIGHT CHAIN-RELATED 3: MPGIVMDEIHEEGVVNELNGNSTPIKENLVENKSPKKTSPQSPGIAAADSPANEVVDTSIEQLYENVCDLQSSDQSPSRRSFGSDGEESRIDSELRHLVGGEMKEVEIMEEEVVDKPVYDSRSDSSSKKGSSSTNKKSVKVDKTQSVSPRKSKKPSHLQLDSEASLKSSPKGKSPPEKPSMGRRNDKSLKKQNSGASLVKKHKNSPLGGSKLQDGSQDPAESELANPDLGPFLLKQARDLISSGDNSQKALELALRAAKSFEICANGKPSLELVMCLHVIAALYCSLGQYSEAIPILNRSIEIPSIEEGQEHALAKFAGHMQLGDSYAMLGQLENSIRCYTTGLEIQRQVLGDTDPRVGETCRYLAEAQVQALQFDEAEKLCQMALDIHKENGSPASLEEAADRRLMGLICETKGDHEAALEHLVLASMAMVANGQEVEVASVDCGIGDTYLSLSRYDEAVFAYQKALTVFKTTKGENHPAVGSVFVRLADLYNKTGKLKESKSYCENALRMYEKPMPGVQPEEIASGLTDVSVIYESMNEFEQAIKLLQKALKIYNDAPGQQSTIAGIEAQMGVLYYMLGDYSESYNSLNNAISKLRASGEKKSAFFGIALNQMGLACVQRYAINEALALFEEARSVLEQECGPYHPDTLGVYSNLAGTYDAVGRLDDAIQILEHVVGVREEKLGTANPDVNDEKNRLSELLKEAGRARNRKNRSLENLLDANSHSINNDGIQVL, translated from the exons ATGCCCGGCATTGTTATGGATGAAATTCATGAAGAAGGGGTTGTGAATGAACTGAATGGGAATTCTACACCTATCAAGGAAAATTTAGTTGAAAATAAGTCGCCGAAGAAAACAAGTCCACAAAGCCCTGGGATTGCGGCTGCTGATTCTCCTGCTAATGAGGTTGTTGATACCTCAATTGAGCAGCTTTATGAAAATGTTTGTGACTTGCAAAGTTCAGATCAGTCTCCCTCTAGGCGTAGCTTTGGATCTGATGGTGAAGAGTCTAGGATTGATTCAGAGTTGCGCCATCTTGTAGGAGGGGAGATGAAGGAGGTGGAGATAATGGAAGAAGAAGTGGTTGATAAGCCTGTATATGACTCTCGTAGTGACTCAAGCTCTAAGAAGGGAAGTTCATCCACTAATAAGAAGTCAGTGAAGGTGGACAAGACTCAATCTGTTtctccaagaaaatcaaagaaacctTCTCACTTGCAGTTGGACTCTGAAGCATCATTGAAATCAAGTCCTAAGGGCAAAAGTCCTCCTGAGAAGCCTTCTATGGGTAGGCGAAATGATAAGAgtttgaaaaaacaaaactctGGTGCCTCTCTTGTGAAGAAGCATAAAAATTCTCCTTTGGGAGGGTCTAAGTTACAGGACGGATCTCAGGATCCTGCCGAATCAGAGTTAGCCAATCCAGATCTAGGACCCTTTTTACTTAAGCAAGCAAGGGATTTGATTTCTTCTGGGGATAATTCTCAGAAAGCACTTGAATTAGCTCTCCGAGCAGCAAAATCATTTGAAATATGTGCAAATGGGAAGCCCAGTTTAGAACTGGTCATGTGTTTGCATGTTATAGCAGCGTTATACTGCAGCTTAGGCCAATACAGTGAGGCAATTCCAATTCTTAATCGTTCGATTGAGATTCCATCTATTGAGGAAGGTCAAGAGCATGCCCTTGCTAAATTTGCCGGACACATGCAACTGGGCGATTCTTATGCTATGCTGGGCCAGCTTGAGAATTCAATAAGGTGTTATACAACAGGATTGGAGATCCAAAGACAAGTTCTGGGAGACACTGACCCAAGAGTTGGTGAGACTTGTAGGTATTTGGCTGAAGCTCAAGTTCAAGCATTGCAATTTGATGAGGCTGAAAAGCTTTGTCAGATGGCACTAGACATTCATAAAGAGAATGGTTCACCTGCGTCTCTTGAAGAGGCAGCGGATAGGAGGCTCATGGGTCTTATATGTGAAACAAAAGGAGATCATGAAGCTGCCCTTGAGCACCTTGTTTTAGCCAGCATGGCTATGGTGGCAAATGGCCAGGAAGTGGAGGTGGCTTCTGTTGATTGCGGCATTGGCGATACATACTTATCTTTGTCTAGATACGATGAAGCTGTTTTTGCTTATCAGAAAGCACTCACAGTTTTCAAGACCACCAAAGGAGAGAATCATCCAGCCGTTGGTTCAGTCTTTGTCCGTCTGGCTGATTTGTATAACAAGACAGGTAAATTAAAGGAATCAAAATCATACTGTGAAAATGCCCTTCGGATGTATGAAAAGCCTATGCCTGGGGTCCAACCAGAGGAGATTGCAAGTGGACTCACTGATGTTTCTGTTATCTATGAATCAATGAATGAGTTTGAGCAGGCAATCAAATTGCTCCAGAAGGCATTAAAGATATATAATGATGCCCCTGGTCAGCAAAGCACAATAGCTGGAATTGAAGCCCAGATGGGGGTCTTGTATTACATGTTGGGGGATTATTCGGAATCTTACAATTCCTTAAATAATGCCATCTCAAAGCTCCGTGCAAGTGGAGAGAAGAAATCTGCCTTTTTTGGAATTGCTCTTAATCAAATGGGCCTTGCTTGTGTGCAGCGTTATGCTATAAATGAGGCTTTAGCACTATTTGAAGAAGCTAGGAGTGTTTTGGAACAAGAGTGTGGACCATATCACCCTGACACACTTGGGGTGTATAGCAATCTTGCTGGAACCTATGATGCAGTTGGCAG GTTGGATGATGCGATTCAAATTCTGGAGCATGTTGTTGGAGTGAGGGAGGAAAAGCTTGGGACAGCAAATCCTGATGTAAATGATGAGAAGAATAGGTTGTCTGAGTTATTAAAAGAAGCGGGCAGAGCTCGTAACAGAAAAAACAGATCACTAGAGAATCTCCTTGACGCCAACTCTCATAGTATAAACAATGATGGCATCCAGGTATTATAA
- the LOC126701760 gene encoding serine/threonine/tyrosine-protein kinase HT1-like isoform X1 — MKTFYWFKQIANNGKSERRLSLGEYERAVSWSKYLVSSGAEIKGEGEEEWSADMSQLFIGNKFASGRHSRIYRGIYKQRDVAIKLISQPEEDENLASMLENQFISEVALLFRLRHPNIITFFAACKKAPVFCIITEYLAGGSLRKYLHHQEPHSVPLNLVLKLALDIARGMQYLHSQGILHRDLKSENLLLGEDMCVKVADFGISCLESQCGSTKGFTGTYRWMAPEMIKEKHHTKKVDVYSFGIVLWELLTALIPFDNMTPEQAAFAVSQKNARPPLPPACPMALSHLINRCWSSNPDKRPHFDEIVSLLESYAESIERDPEFFSSFKPPSDHTFLLCFPKCIARHRSASIKA, encoded by the exons ATGAAGACTTTCTACTGGTTTAAGCAGATTGCAAACAATGGGAAATCCGAGAGGAGGCTCTCTCTTGGAGAGTACGAGCGAGCAGTTTCATGGTCCAAGTACTTGGTGTCTTCAGGGGCAGAGAtaaagggagagggagaggaggAGTGGAGCGCAGATATGTCACAGTTATTCATTGGGAACAAATTTGCATCAGGAAGGCATAGTAGGATCTATAGAGGGATATATAAGCAAAGGGATGTGGCTATTAAGCTAATAAGCCAGCCTGAGGAGGATGAGAACTTGGCTTCTATGCTTGAGAATCAGTTTATTTCAGAAGTTGCTTTGCTTTTTCGGTTGAGGCATCCGAATATCATTACc TTTTTTGCAGCTTGTAAGAAAGCTCCTGTGTTCTGTATCATCACCGAGTATTTGGCTGGGGGTTCATTAAGGAAGTACCTCCATCATCAGGAACCACATTCTGTTCCACTCAACCTAGTTCTGAAATTAGCCCTTGACATTGCCCGCGGGATGCAATATCTTCATTCTCAAGGGATACTTCACAGGGATCTGAAATCAGAAAATCTATTGCTAGGGGAAGATATGTGTGTGAAGGTAGCAGATTTTGGTATTTCATGCTTAGAGTCTCAGTGTGGTAGTACAAAGGGTTTCACAGGCACGTACCGTTGGATGGCTCCTGAAATGATCAAAGAAAAACACCATACAAAGAAAGTTGATGTTTACAGTTTTGGCATTGTTCTGTGGGAGCTTTTAACTGCATTGATACCATTTGACAACATGACTCCAGAACAGGCTGCGTTTGCAGTCTCCCAGAAG AATGCAAGGCCGCCATTGCCACCTGCATGTCCTATGGCACTTAGTCATCTCATCAACAGATGCTGGTCAAGCAATCCAGATAAACGGCCACATTTTGACGAGATAGTTTCATTGTTGGAGAGTTACGCTGAGTCAATTGAGCGGGATCCAGAATTTTTCTCATCCTTCAAACCTCCCTCTGATCACACTTTTTTGCTATGCTTCCCAAAATGTATTGCTCGCCATAGATCTGCTTCTATAAAAGCCTAG